The DNA sequence AAAAGTGCCAGGATGCTGACCTGTTTTTCATCTTTGGACCTGTTATTTAAGATTGTTTAGGCTGAAAACGGAACCATCTGATACCAACAAACAATGTTATGACGCCCCATACCGCCATACCGGCGCAGTTGGCGGCAAAAGGAAATACGCCTTCGCTGCCGTTCATGGCAAAGCGAAGCGCGTCGGAGACGAATCCCACCGGCGTAGTCAGAATTAACCATTTGAGCGGAGGAAAAATGCTGATATCGAGGAATAGCTGCCCGAAGCACATGCACCAAAAATTAAGCAGGGTCAGCAAAATGGTGGCGAGAGTATTGCTGCGGAATAATCCGGCCAGGGCATAGCCAAAGCTGACCAGCAACAGCGCGCTGGTCACCAGCAAAAGGGCAAATAGCAGCGGCTGCTGCACGCTAAAGCCAAATGCCAGGTTGCCGACCACCATCAGTAACGCAATTTGAATGAGCGAAATCACCAGCCGCACGCTTACCTGTGACGCCAGCAGAATCCAGCGCGGCAAAGGAATAACCGCATAGTAACGATAAATTCCCTTCTCGCGCGCAGCGACCAGCGGCGTCGCTGTGCCGAACAGGGCGACCTGTAATAAAGCCAGCGTAAGCAGAGACGGAAAGATAAAAGTGAAATAGTTAAACTTTTGATTTTCCAACGAGACAAACCGTACCGGAGTAGAAGCATCCGCCGTCTGGCGCGTAAGCGCAGCAAAGACCAGCTGCGCGGCAGAACGCATCGATTCGGTAGTGGTAATCGTCGGGCTTTGCCGGGCTTGATCCCAGCTCACCGCAGCCTGCACCTCATTGTCGCGCACCAGCGATTGCGGGTCGCTTCTCAGCTGGCGCTGAACCGCCAGTCCGGGCGCGTCGCGCAGCTGCCGCCAGAGCGCTTCGGCTTCAGGCGACTCCCCCACTACGCTCACCTGTATAGCAAATTGTTGTGGATTGCTGTTGATGATTTTCGCCGTAATGCCAAAGGTGAAAATAAAAAACAGAGGTAAAACAAAGGAAAATAACGTTGATAACGGATCGCGCAGATACTCTTTGACGCTGGCGCCAAAAAAGCGCCGGTAAATCTGCCAGCTATGGCTCATGGTTAATCCCTTAATGTCTCGCCGGTCAGAGAGATAAAAACATCTTCAAGCGTGTTTTTACTTACCTGAAGTTGTACGGGTTCGCAGTTCAGACTTTGCGACAGCGCTATGACCCGCGGCAGCACCTGCGTCAGCTCACTGACTGGAATATGTAAGCGACTAAATGACTGATTATGTTCATCAATCTGCTGCGTCGCGCCGGGAAAAGGTGTGACGAATTTTTCCGCCAGCGCCTGCGGCACGGAGAAATGAATATGGTGGCCCGGACAATAGCGATCGATAAGCTGTTGCGGGCTGGCGTTCTCCAGCAGCCTGCCGTGATTGATAATCATCACCCGGTCACAAAGAATTTCCGCTTCGTCCATTTGATGTGTAGCGATCAGCACGCCCATCTCCGAGTGGCGAACATTTTCGATAATGTGTCGCCAGATATAACGGCGGCTTTGCGGATCGAGATCACCTGTTGGCTCGTCCAGCAGCAGCAGCTTCGGCCTGCCGGCCAGCGCCAGCGCCAGCGCCAGTCGCCGTTTTTGTCCGCCCGAAAGGCGGGAAAAGCGCGTTTTGCGCTGGGTTTCCAGCGCCACGGCTTTGAGCAGCGCTTCAACCGGGAGCGCGTTTGTATAAAGCACCTGATAAAGCGAAAGGATTTCTTCCACGCGCAGAAGCGACGGCAAACTGAAAAACTGTGGCGCGACGCCCAACTGCTGCTTAATGCCCTGGCTCAGTCCCTGCCGGATATCTTCCCCGCAGACGCTAATCTGCCCGCCAGCAAAAGAGTGTAACCCTTGAAGAGTCTCCATCAGCGTAGTTTTGCCCGCGCCATTCGGCCCTACCAGACCGATAATTTCGCCAGGATTTATCTGTAGCGAAATGTCATGCAGCACCTGAACATTGCCATAAAATTTATTTAACGATTCGACCTGCAACAGCGGCTGTCGACCAGGCGGACACTGTTGCAACGCTTGTCTGTCTGCGGGCTGAATAGCCAGAGTGATGTCATCCTGCTTGATCATTAATTAGAAGCCAGCGAGAAAGTGTCAGGAAGTTAACCGGCACAATGTTTCGTGCCGGTTACGTACAGAGAGATCAACCGCCGCTACTGGTAATGCTGCCCATGGTGCCGATGCTGCCAGCCGAAGCGATACTGCCGCAACCCGCGGTAGACGCGGTGCTGACGCTCGCTGCGGTTGAAGCGCAGTCGCTGGCGAAGTACAGGGTTTCCGGCAATTCTTCCACCAGCAGATCGATACCGCCGAACTGCACCGAAGGGGCGTCGAGCGTAATATCGAAACGATGGGTCTGACTCACCAGAGATGAGAAAGTAGCCATAAAACATCCTTATAATCTGTTTACATTGAGAAAACTTGCGAAACATTTTTAACATAAATGATAAAATCATGTAAAGAATTAGTCTGTTTTCTGTAATTTTAAGACTTTTGCGATGCTTATCAATTTTCCACCGATGACGCCAGGCAACGAGTGCGGCAAAGCGTTTCGCATCATTACCGGCGGGGGCATTTGCTGATTGAGAATTTTTTGCCATGCAAATAGAACCTGAAGTGATCGCCGAATACACTGAGCTGATGAACTCGACCAGTTGGCGGATCAAGAACGAACGCTGTTTTTACTGGATGTCGAGGCGATACCCGATAATCGTACCGATATTTGCAGCAACCTGATGAATTACATCCGTGATAACCCTGATAAGGATGTTTATAACGATACGTACTTCACTATCCGCTACTTTCAGAAAGGCATTGCGCATCTCACGTTCAAGCGTCCTGAGTTAGTAGAGAAGATGAACGACATCATTGCTGAGCATTATCCATACCAGCTCCCTCCTTCTACTAATCAGCGTTGTTAGATAATGAAAAAATGAGCCGATAAAATGAGAAAAATTTTTAGGCGCCTTCTCAGGCACCAGTGATTAGTTGAATTAGAAAATTAAATAATTAAAGAACAAGAAAAACACCTTCCCATAAAATCTTTTTTTAGCTATCGGTAGAGCTGACACCTGAAATGCGGATACCATTCGGGCGCATATTTTTTAATCACATGAGGCTCCATTATGGATGATGGCATGAAGATCGTGATGTCCCCGGTTCAGCTTGCTGCTGCACTGTCTGATAAATCCGTTACGGAAGGTGAAACGCTCAGTAATCGTTTATACGGTGGGCTTGGGCTTGTCATGGGTACGCTGGAGCTTGCGGGCGCTACTGCGCTGTGTATTGCACCGGAACCAACCGGATTGACTAAAGCAGGCTGTGTTGTTGTGGGAGCACATAGTCTTGATAGTATTAATACTGCTGCAAAGCAGATCATTACGGGAAATGATACGCGCACAGCCACATATAAAGCAGCATCTGCGATGGCAAAATCCTTTGGTGCCGATGATGATACTGCAATGAAAATTGGCATGACTGTAGATATTGCAGTGCCATTAGGATTTGCACTGGCTGTGGGAGCTGCCCGCGTTGCGGCAATAAGGAGTGGCGCATCAGATTGCGTGAGCATGAATCAGCCACAAGTTTCAAACCGGGTGGGCATACCCTTTCCACACATATAGGGAAAAGCGACAGCGAGCTTTTAGCCAGGTTTGGAACGAATAAACGATTACAGCTTTCGACAACCTTTATCGATGTGCGTATTGCTGAAGACGCAATTTCTAAAGCGCTTTTCGCCAACAGAAGTACCATTAAAACTGTACTGGCAGGAGGAAAACACGGCGCAAGGCTTACCCTTCGCCATCCAGTTGGTAAGATTGTTGGCTATGGGTTCAAACGTGGCAGCGATCGGCGAATAGTAATGACGAATGTGAGAGTTGTTATTGAGTTTCAAAAGTATAATGGAAAACTCTATTATATTCTCACTGCATTTCCAGATATTTAAGGTGAAAAATGCAAAAATTTCATTTCCTTGATCAACTTATATTCGGTTATTTCAACCAGGACGCCGACATCATCAACGATGGCGAGGATACGATTGAAGGCATAGTCAGGCTATTCAAAAAATCAGCACCAGACTGGATGCTAAAAGATCTTGTCGAAGAAGTTGATGATTTTATCTCCGTCTATGGTGACAGTGTGGAAGAAAAATTTAGGAAACGATACGAATTTGATTTTTCGCCTGAGCTTTGGGAAACCACAGCCCATGAGTTTCTGGTAAAGGTACGCCATATCTCGCTAGAGAAATGAGATATACAGAGGTGCATTTTCTGGTAAAAGAAAATAATGGGTACATGTATTCAGATTCCGCCAGCCCCAAGTTCCTGGTGGATAGTCATCAGCCCACTTCCATGAAGCCCTGAAAGCCCACAAAGTGAAAGCGTTGCGGGCTTTTTTGTGTTTGTGATTTGGTTTATGTTGGCCAACGAATCCACTACATGTCCGTACTCTTACAAGAGGGCCAATAGCCCTACCTTTAAAGTGTGCCAGCCGCTTTTCCTTACCTCTTTTTTCAGCATCATTATTTTGCTGATATGATGACCAGATTGCAGTAAATACATAGCGATTCTGAGTGCATGGAGTAGTAATGAAAGCCACCAGCGATGTCACATTATCCATTATCAGCGAAGCGGAACCGTTTTCACATGCTCGATCCACTGTCCTGATCGAGGGGAAAAACACCGGTATTGAAGTCTCGGGTAAAATTCTCGAAGCAGCGATAAAAATTGCTGAATATCGTTATCTTTTGTTCCTGACTGATGATGTCATATTTGAAGAAAGTTTGATGATTACCTTACTTGATTCGACAGCAGGTATTCTTGAAAGTGTCGAACTGGGTGTTCAATATGTTACAGGTTCTTTTAAAGATCTGCAGATTGAGCAGGAGTCAGCGAACTTCCGTTTTATTGGCGATATCGTATGGACAGTTAAAGTGCTAAAGTCATCTTCTTTCAGGCTGCCTTTCTCAGATCCTACCGGTGTCAGCCGTAGATTGGGGTTAAGCAAATACATTGATATCTCAGCCACTCCCTGCCCCTGACCGTACTGATGTCGGCTATAGAGACAGCATACAGTTGTACTGTGAGTTTGAAAGATGCAATAATTTAAGCAATTAGTTATATCCTGAAGTGAATATCATGTTGATTACAGCTAATATCGATATCATGATTGAAGGAACCCTTAATCAGGATTTCGATGTCATAGGGGCGCCGATACTCTGGAGGGTGGTGTTGATGTCTATATTTCAGTAAGCTCTTGCAATAGTGCAGGGAGTTTTTAGTTTGACAACTAAAAGAGTACATAATGAGATTTATAAAAAAGTTTTTATTAGACATTGCCTTTGACTATGTACCATTTATACTCCTGTTAATCTTGGCAGTAATATATATCAGATTTTTCCCTGAATATTGGGGAAGGCTCATGCTTATTACTATTCCTACCGTTTTTTATTTTAGTGTGAAATTTTTCATTAAAATAGAAACCAAATTAAAATCTAAGTAAACCTGAGCCGCGCCAGAACGGTGAGCTAAACCCCTTTCACATACTTTATCCCAAATCCTCCTTCCTTTCCCTTCACCCCTTCACCCTCACAGCCCTTCCTCCCCCTTTCGCCCCCAAAAAATTATTTCCCATCCCCAAAAATAATTAACAACACTAACCAGTCCACATCCTCAGCCGCGTCCAACAGAAGTACGCGCTCACTTCATAAACCCACTGATCCAAATAGGAAAATTCTGGCATTGCCATAAGCACTGTACAGGCATACAGTAAATTCACTGTATATCCATACAGTATTTAAAATTCAAAAAAGGATAAGAAACGATGAGTGATAATACAGTTGTATCAGTAACCGAAGTGGGTTCTTTCGCTGCCCTGCGTGCCCGTAAACCCGCCAGTGAAGGCGAGCGTGTCTGGCTGACATCCTGGAATGCCCGTGCGGCTTCCGACCGCTCGAAGAACTTTGGTGAAGGCTGGTTTGTGGGCTATCTGGTGGCGGCAGCGGATGATGGCGGCTTTATTGCCAGTAACGGTGGCGCGTATCACTGGCGTCGCGATGTCGATATCGAAGCGCTGACCGTGCACGATTTTGGCGCGGTGCCGGGCGGCAGCGTTGACTGTGCCCCTGCCCTGAAGGCGATGTACGAGTTTATGAACGGCAGCTTTGCCCGTGGTTTTACCAATGAGCTGTCGCGAAAGGTTGGCGTTCGTTTCGGCGCGGGCGTTTACCTCGTTTCGCCACTCGATCTGCGTAAGTATGGCGACAAAATTCCAGCCAATCATGCAGAGTTGCCTTACAACCCGAGCGGCTATTTCGCGGCAGGTGATTTTATTCTTCGTGGTGCGACCACCAGCTTTGGTAAACAGATTGCCACGCGCATTGTCTCCAACAAATCCAGCTCGGCTGTGCTGGCGCTGAACCATCGCTATTTCTCCATTTACGGCATCGAATGGGATGGACAGCAAACGGTGAAGCAGGACGAAACCACCAATATGCTGATCGGCGCTACGCTGGGCGTATTCAACGATACGGCCTCCAATAAACAGCCGTTTATCACCAACGAGTGCGTAGGCGGAACCTTCGCTAACGTCTCTTATTTTCGGGCGATCGACACTGGCGAAGCCGCTATTTACTATCTCGACAGCCTCGACAGTAAATTCACCCAGGTTTACTGTAGCCGCGTCGCGGGCCCGGTAATCAAAGTGGGCTGGAGTAACCGTCCGTCCGGTGCCTGGGATCACTCGACCGCCATTGAGCTTACCGAATTTAATTTCCAGTACTGCTACGCGCCTGCTATCTGGATCCCACGTCACGGCCAGGGTCTGATCCGCAACGGCTGGATCGAGCACGGTTCGGTGCCGATGGACATCAATAACGGCCAGTGGCTGATTGAGGCACTCAGTATTGAGGCTTGTACTTACGATGCCGTATTTTATAAATCGCGTGTTGTGATGTCACAATGGTCAAACCCAACCGGCGTGAATTACGACCGTACAACCACGCCCGGAACGGCCGCCTGGTACAGCTATCCGAAAAACCCGGACGGCAGTGAAATCACGGCAAAACTCTCCGCTTATGAAATGGGCATGTCCCTGTTCCAGAACTCCGGCACTTATCTGGATAATCCGCTTCGTGCGCAATGGTTAAGCGGCGTGCTGCGCGGCACTATCGACAGCAGCAAACTGTGGCTGAACATTGGCTCCTTCCAGATGCCAAGAACCGGCACCCACTGGAAGATTGAGGTTGACTGCCGCAACAGCTATGGCAGCGCTGGCGGCGGCGATCCGATGCCGGTTGTGAACGACCGCTCTGCCGGTACGCTGCATATTCATGTCGCTCGCGGTGCGGGCCTGGTGCCGACGGTGACTTACTGGATGGAAGGCACAACGGGCATCAGCGAGGTGCAATATATCGCGCAGGATTACAATAATATTCTGCCGGGTCTGTGGGTGAAACTGCCTGACACCATCGGTGAGTATGGCGTTCACGTTCGTGGAACGGGTGAAATGCGCACGGAATCAGGCAGCTGGGCGATCTTTACCCCAAGCGGCGTGACGCAGGCAGAGGCACCGAATGGCGTGGCGGCGCAGGCACGTTTGTCGATGAGCAATGGCCTGGCTGGCTTTGGCGCGCAGAGTGACGTGGCGGCGATCAGTACCCGTTCGCAGGCATCAACCACGGTTCCGGTGGAGCAGTCCAAACCGCGCCAGTGGATGCGTGTGAATGTCAACGGCGTTGAATATGCCATGCCGTACTATGCCTTTACGCCTCAGATTGCGACACAGCCCGCTGCCACGCTTTCGGTCGCGGCCGGAAGTACGCTTAGCCTGACGGTGGAAGCCAAAGATGCCGCCAGCTATCAGTGGCAGAAATCCACCAACGGCACCAGCTGGAGCAATATTTCCGGGGCGACAAAAGCGACATACAGCAAAAGCGCTGTCGCAGGAGATGCGGGACAGTATCGCTGCGTTATCAAAGGTCAGGTCGGTGCGGTAGATTCCTCCGTCACCACCAATCAGGTCATCACTTCCACTTCAGTGGTCACCGTAACCGCATGATGCGGCCAAAACCTGCTTTGAATGCCCCCTCTTTCTAACGGCCTGTATAAGACGCTCCCAAAAGGAGCGTTTATTACGTCGCTGACTGTCTTACTCCTTTCAGGCTTCCCTTCCTCAGCGCTTCGACACATCCTAATCCCGCTACAATCATCCATTTACGGTTTATTCTTAGAGAAACAACGATCCAACCGTGCCATTCTTAACTACACTTAAAGGCTAATAACATTTGGCGAGGATATTATGAAAAAGACCATCATGGCACTATCTGCACTTCTGCTGGCGTCTCCTGTTTTTGCCGCCACCACACATGCAACTGACGATACTGTCGCTACCGCGCATGAAGGCGCGAACACGGCGAAAGAAAAACTGCATCAAACGCAAAACCAGGGCAAAGAGCTGAAACTGAAATCTCAGCACGCTGCCGAAGGTAAAAGCGATGACCTGAGCAGCAAAGCGAGCGAAGGTACGCAAAAAACCTGGCATAAAACCAAAGAAGGGACTGAGAAAGGTTGGGATGCCACGAAAGAAGGCACCGAAAAAGGCTGGAATAAGACCAAAGAAGGCGCCAGCGATCTGAAAAAGAAAGTCACTGACTAACATTACTTTCTGCTTCCTGAACCTGCACTTTGTTAACAATCTAAGGCCGCAGCTGCGGCCTTTTCTTTTTTCTGATGCGATCCCGCTTTACGCACGTCGTTTCAACGTCTGCGCATCCAGTTCTGCCTCAAACTTTTCCACGCTCCATCCGGCATTCAAGGCCTCGGCCACCAGCTGCTGCTGGGTTTTCGGCACCATGCCGCCAACCGGCGGATCGGTATCCAGGTTAGTCGGGAAAGAGTAGCCTCGCGCCGCGACGGCGATGGCCGCATTAACCTCGCTGGCAGAAAGCTCACCGTTAAGTAAAACGGGATAAACCAGTTTGAGCAGCCGTTCGTGATTCACTTCCTCCATCGGTACGCCAAAAGCGGAGGAGATTTGCAGCAGATTCGCAGTACGCACATGGTCTTTTGTGGTGTTGTTACCGGCGGCATGAAACAGTGCAGGATTAAAGAACAAGCCATCGCCTTTACTGAGCGGTAGCTGCACAAAGTGTTCGGCGAAATAGTTGACGAATTCCGGACGACGATAGGCGATATAGCCCAGCTCATATTGATGCGACCACGGTAGCAGCTGCGTCGGGCCGGATGCCAGCGGCATATCCGTATGCGCGATCGCGCCCTGGAGCGTCAGATATTGTGACAGGATCTGCACCGGTACAGGAAACCCGACGGCGAAAGAACTTTGCTGAAAACCGAGATGATAATCACGATGCGGCTGTTGCGCTTCTCCCCCAGGACGCACCTGATTTACCTGCGAGGTCATGCGCCATGCTGGCCCCAACCAGCCCTGACATATCAGCCCCAGCAAGGGATTGGCGTAGTAATCACGAAACACTTCCGGGCTGGCTTCCGCCATTTTTTGCAGTGCATTCCAGATACGTCCATTATTACCGGCTTTAGAAAAATGGTCGGCCTGGACCCTGGTTGTCGCCTCGCTCTGCATGATTGTTTCAAACACCTGCGAAGCGCGGTCAATGATTCCCGTGTCAGGAAAAAGATTTCTGACCACGAATACCCCAGGCCCGTAAGAAAGTGCCTGATGCAACTCATTTAGTACCGTGCGTTTATGGGTTTGTGCTGCATCTTCCAGCACGGCGCGATCGTAAATCAGTACCTCTGAAACCACTTCGCTGGCGAGTGGAAAAGCGTTTGCCTCGACGCGTTGTTGGCAAAACTCGCGAAAGTCGTCAACGGAGGCTTCTTCTTCAGTAACGAAATAGTGTGATGCCATTTTTTCACCTCGTTTTATCAGGTCTTCTGTAGGGTTGCATCTGCCCCGCCCTGCGCGTGGCGGCGGCATTGCTCAAAGCCAAATTAGCAGTTACATTTATTTAACAACACCCCAAAAAGACCTCAAAAACACCTCATGGCCGAGCAGAAAAAATTCAGTATGAAGCAGATAGCGGCACAGTCGGGCCTGAGCCTGGCTACCGTCGAT is a window from the Pantoea sp. CCBC3-3-1 genome containing:
- a CDS encoding contact-dependent growth inhibition system immunity protein, whose amino-acid sequence is MQKFHFLDQLIFGYFNQDADIINDGEDTIEGIVRLFKKSAPDWMLKDLVEEVDDFISVYGDSVEEKFRKRYEFDFSPELWETTAHEFLVKVRHISLEK
- a CDS encoding phytanoyl-CoA dioxygenase family protein, coding for MASHYFVTEEEASVDDFREFCQQRVEANAFPLASEVVSEVLIYDRAVLEDAAQTHKRTVLNELHQALSYGPGVFVVRNLFPDTGIIDRASQVFETIMQSEATTRVQADHFSKAGNNGRIWNALQKMAEASPEVFRDYYANPLLGLICQGWLGPAWRMTSQVNQVRPGGEAQQPHRDYHLGFQQSSFAVGFPVPVQILSQYLTLQGAIAHTDMPLASGPTQLLPWSHQYELGYIAYRRPEFVNYFAEHFVQLPLSKGDGLFFNPALFHAAGNNTTKDHVRTANLLQISSAFGVPMEEVNHERLLKLVYPVLLNGELSASEVNAAIAVAARGYSFPTNLDTDPPVGGMVPKTQQQLVAEALNAGWSVEKFEAELDAQTLKRRA
- a CDS encoding ABC transporter permease; translated protein: MSHSWQIYRRFFGASVKEYLRDPLSTLFSFVLPLFFIFTFGITAKIINSNPQQFAIQVSVVGESPEAEALWRQLRDAPGLAVQRQLRSDPQSLVRDNEVQAAVSWDQARQSPTITTTESMRSAAQLVFAALTRQTADASTPVRFVSLENQKFNYFTFIFPSLLTLALLQVALFGTATPLVAAREKGIYRYYAVIPLPRWILLASQVSVRLVISLIQIALLMVVGNLAFGFSVQQPLLFALLLVTSALLLVSFGYALAGLFRSNTLATILLTLLNFWCMCFGQLFLDISIFPPLKWLILTTPVGFVSDALRFAMNGSEGVFPFAANCAGMAVWGVITLFVGIRWFRFQPKQS
- a CDS encoding immunoglobulin domain-containing protein, with the translated sequence MSDNTVVSVTEVGSFAALRARKPASEGERVWLTSWNARAASDRSKNFGEGWFVGYLVAAADDGGFIASNGGAYHWRRDVDIEALTVHDFGAVPGGSVDCAPALKAMYEFMNGSFARGFTNELSRKVGVRFGAGVYLVSPLDLRKYGDKIPANHAELPYNPSGYFAAGDFILRGATTSFGKQIATRIVSNKSSSAVLALNHRYFSIYGIEWDGQQTVKQDETTNMLIGATLGVFNDTASNKQPFITNECVGGTFANVSYFRAIDTGEAAIYYLDSLDSKFTQVYCSRVAGPVIKVGWSNRPSGAWDHSTAIELTEFNFQYCYAPAIWIPRHGQGLIRNGWIEHGSVPMDINNGQWLIEALSIEACTYDAVFYKSRVVMSQWSNPTGVNYDRTTTPGTAAWYSYPKNPDGSEITAKLSAYEMGMSLFQNSGTYLDNPLRAQWLSGVLRGTIDSSKLWLNIGSFQMPRTGTHWKIEVDCRNSYGSAGGGDPMPVVNDRSAGTLHIHVARGAGLVPTVTYWMEGTTGISEVQYIAQDYNNILPGLWVKLPDTIGEYGVHVRGTGEMRTESGSWAIFTPSGVTQAEAPNGVAAQARLSMSNGLAGFGAQSDVAAISTRSQASTTVPVEQSKPRQWMRVNVNGVEYAMPYYAFTPQIATQPAATLSVAAGSTLSLTVEAKDAASYQWQKSTNGTSWSNISGATKATYSKSAVAGDAGQYRCVIKGQVGAVDSSVTTNQVITSTSVVTVTA
- a CDS encoding ABC transporter ATP-binding protein; the protein is MIKQDDITLAIQPADRQALQQCPPGRQPLLQVESLNKFYGNVQVLHDISLQINPGEIIGLVGPNGAGKTTLMETLQGLHSFAGGQISVCGEDIRQGLSQGIKQQLGVAPQFFSLPSLLRVEEILSLYQVLYTNALPVEALLKAVALETQRKTRFSRLSGGQKRRLALALALAGRPKLLLLDEPTGDLDPQSRRYIWRHIIENVRHSEMGVLIATHQMDEAEILCDRVMIINHGRLLENASPQQLIDRYCPGHHIHFSVPQALAEKFVTPFPGATQQIDEHNQSFSRLHIPVSELTQVLPRVIALSQSLNCEPVQLQVSKNTLEDVFISLTGETLRD
- a CDS encoding RNase A-like domain-containing protein, producing the protein MREHESATSFKPGGHTLSTHIGKSDSELLARFGTNKRLQLSTTFIDVRIAEDAISKALFANRSTIKTVLAGGKHGARLTLRHPVGKIVGYGFKRGSDRRIVMTNVRVVIEFQKYNGKLYYILTAFPDI